In the Qipengyuania pelagi genome, one interval contains:
- the metF gene encoding methylenetetrahydrofolate reductase [NAD(P)H], with amino-acid sequence MSPTLDQMREAQRALEAPMFSDLVGDIEVSFEFFPPKSEKMAETLWQSVETLKPLDPRFVSVTYGAGGSTRERTHEQVVRIQNEAQIPAAAHLTCVAATREEVDAVARHYWEEGIRHIVALRGDAPDSEAGYAPHPGGYENAVDLIKGLKKVGDFEISAAAYPEMHPDSKDRQADLDNLKAKFDAGATRAITQFFFEPECFFDFRDRAAAAGIEGEIVPGIMPVMSFAAVQKMSGLCGTAIPHWMEGLFEGLDEKPEARQLVSATIAAELCRRLYAGGVRQFHFYTLNRAELSYAICHMLGLRPKADT; translated from the coding sequence ATGAGCCCCACGCTCGATCAGATGCGCGAAGCGCAGCGCGCTCTGGAAGCGCCGATGTTTTCCGACCTTGTTGGCGATATCGAGGTCAGCTTCGAATTCTTCCCGCCCAAGAGCGAGAAGATGGCCGAAACGCTGTGGCAGAGTGTCGAGACGCTGAAGCCGCTCGATCCGCGTTTCGTATCGGTGACCTATGGCGCGGGCGGGTCGACGCGCGAGCGCACGCACGAACAGGTCGTCCGCATTCAGAACGAGGCCCAGATTCCCGCCGCTGCCCACCTCACCTGCGTCGCCGCGACGCGCGAGGAGGTCGATGCGGTGGCCCGGCATTACTGGGAGGAGGGCATCCGCCATATCGTCGCCCTGCGCGGCGATGCGCCCGATAGCGAGGCGGGTTATGCGCCCCATCCCGGCGGCTACGAGAACGCGGTCGATCTCATCAAGGGATTGAAGAAGGTCGGCGATTTCGAGATTTCGGCCGCCGCCTATCCCGAGATGCATCCCGATTCGAAAGATCGCCAGGCGGATCTCGACAATCTCAAGGCCAAGTTCGACGCGGGCGCGACGCGCGCGATCACGCAATTCTTCTTCGAGCCGGAATGTTTCTTCGATTTTCGCGACCGCGCGGCGGCGGCGGGGATCGAGGGGGAGATCGTGCCGGGCATCATGCCGGTGATGAGCTTCGCCGCGGTACAGAAGATGTCCGGCCTGTGCGGCACGGCGATCCCGCACTGGATGGAGGGGCTGTTCGAAGGCCTCGATGAAAAACCCGAAGCGCGCCAGCTGGTCAGCGCCACCATCGCCGCCGAACTCTGCCGTCGTCTCTATGCGGGCGGCGTGCGCCAGTTCCATTTCTACACTCTCAACCGCGCCGAGCTGAGCTATGCCATCTGCCATATGCTCGGCCTGCGCCCGAAAGCCGACACATGA